One Sphingomonas limnosediminicola DNA segment encodes these proteins:
- a CDS encoding NAD(P)/FAD-dependent oxidoreductase gives MDDPVLDCLIIGGGPAGLTAAIYLARFHLDILVVDGGKSRASWIPCTRNHAGFPDGISGEELLERMRTQAQKYGAKIATEHVTKLERDEETGLFTVTWGSGCRTAKSVLLATGVSNRQPPMDEELHDDALARGLIRYCPICDGYEVTDKKVGVIGDDSHGVAEAIFIRSYTADVTLIAPDAALNLKAEDREKLERAGIDCVDGPAHAVAIADNCIVVDTAEGHHTFDSVYPALGSDTHTQLGEMVGAKLADDGCYLCDDHQRTSVEGLYAAGDVVHGLDQISHAMGEGGVAATSIRNDLCAKQPLWREPAEKMEEAETGS, from the coding sequence ATGGATGATCCCGTTCTCGACTGCCTCATTATCGGCGGCGGCCCTGCTGGGCTGACTGCCGCCATCTATCTCGCCCGCTTCCACCTGGACATCCTGGTGGTCGACGGCGGCAAAAGCCGGGCATCGTGGATCCCCTGCACGCGCAACCATGCCGGCTTCCCGGACGGGATCAGCGGCGAGGAACTGCTCGAACGGATGCGGACGCAAGCGCAGAAATATGGCGCCAAGATCGCCACCGAACATGTGACCAAGCTCGAGCGCGACGAGGAAACCGGGCTGTTCACGGTGACCTGGGGCTCTGGTTGCCGGACCGCAAAGAGTGTTCTGCTCGCCACGGGGGTAAGCAATCGGCAGCCCCCGATGGACGAGGAACTCCACGATGATGCGCTCGCCCGTGGACTAATCCGCTACTGCCCCATTTGCGACGGCTATGAGGTGACCGACAAAAAGGTCGGCGTGATCGGCGACGATAGCCATGGCGTCGCGGAAGCGATCTTCATCCGCAGCTACACCGCCGATGTTACGCTGATCGCGCCGGATGCCGCGCTGAACCTCAAGGCCGAGGACCGGGAAAAGCTCGAGCGTGCGGGCATCGATTGCGTCGACGGACCGGCCCATGCGGTCGCGATCGCCGACAATTGCATCGTCGTCGACACTGCCGAAGGGCACCACACTTTCGACAGCGTCTATCCAGCGCTCGGATCAGACACCCACACCCAGCTCGGCGAGATGGTCGGCGCCAAGCTTGCCGACGACGGTTGCTACCTGTGCGACGACCATCAAAGAACGAGCGTCGAAGGGCTCTATGCGGCCGGGGATGTGGTGCACGGCCTCGACCAGATCAGCCACGCCATGGGCGAGGGCGGCGTCGCCGCGACGAGCATCCGCAATGACCTCTGCGCCAAGCAGCCGCTCTGGCGTGAGCCTGCGGAGAAAATGGAGGAGGCCGAAACCGGAAGCTAG
- a CDS encoding FAD-binding oxidoreductase: MRRKKLLIGASVIALAAAGVAVALAPLAAEPEREKDCGDVLPPLPGEAARPAKPEPAWAQKGGSVNDASCLSRTPVAGIVSPHSEKEVADTLAYARAAGLTVSPAGVRHSMGGHAFRRGGIMLDMRHMNRIELNPESSTVTVGGGATWHDIQKAIHPRFAVKAMQSTDIFTVGGSISVNAHGMDHQAGALMGSIRSLRVMLADGRALTVSPEENADLFHLIVGGYGLFGVILSAELQVVPNDIYESGRELVAMKDLPARLAKIIADPNVGLMYTHLSTAPGSLLDEALIYTYRHTNEAGMTRAPLGEVGSVKMRRLTVNLAKKGPVFQSLKWWSEKNLEHRFETCTVTRAQAMHDAEACLVSRNDPMHDSVPYLRNHLKNDTDILHEYFIPRDRLIPFVNGLREIVRGQDANLLNASVRVVGKEDNFLTYAPQPAYSVVLYFNQRTDADGNPRMQRLTSALIDLAKAQGGRFFLPYQLHYTPEQLEASYPQIRGFFAEKRKWDPAGMFRNTWYERYAPALG; the protein is encoded by the coding sequence ATGAGGCGGAAGAAGTTGCTGATCGGCGCGTCGGTGATTGCCTTGGCGGCCGCGGGCGTTGCCGTCGCTTTGGCGCCGCTCGCGGCGGAACCGGAGCGCGAGAAGGATTGCGGCGACGTCCTTCCGCCGCTGCCTGGCGAAGCTGCCCGACCCGCTAAGCCGGAGCCTGCGTGGGCGCAGAAGGGCGGCTCCGTGAACGACGCCAGCTGCCTTAGCCGCACGCCGGTCGCCGGGATCGTCAGCCCACACAGCGAGAAAGAGGTCGCTGACACTCTGGCGTACGCGCGCGCGGCTGGTCTCACCGTCTCACCGGCTGGCGTGCGGCATAGCATGGGCGGGCATGCCTTCCGTCGGGGCGGGATTATGCTCGACATGCGGCACATGAACCGGATCGAGCTTAACCCGGAAAGCTCGACCGTCACGGTCGGCGGCGGCGCCACTTGGCACGACATCCAGAAGGCGATCCACCCGCGTTTCGCGGTGAAGGCGATGCAGTCGACCGACATCTTCACGGTCGGCGGGTCGATCTCCGTCAATGCTCACGGGATGGACCATCAGGCCGGGGCGCTCATGGGTTCGATCCGCTCGCTTCGCGTGATGCTTGCGGACGGGCGGGCGCTGACCGTTTCACCGGAGGAGAATGCCGATCTCTTCCACCTGATCGTCGGCGGCTATGGCCTGTTTGGTGTGATCCTGTCGGCGGAGTTGCAGGTCGTGCCCAACGACATTTACGAGTCCGGGCGCGAGCTCGTGGCCATGAAGGACCTGCCTGCGCGCCTCGCGAAGATCATCGCCGATCCGAATGTCGGCCTAATGTACACGCACCTGTCCACGGCACCCGGCTCTTTGCTGGATGAAGCCCTGATCTACACTTACCGGCATACGAACGAAGCGGGCATGACCCGGGCGCCGCTTGGCGAGGTCGGATCGGTGAAGATGCGGCGCCTGACCGTGAACCTCGCCAAGAAGGGCCCGGTGTTCCAGAGCCTGAAATGGTGGTCGGAAAAGAACCTGGAGCATCGGTTTGAAACCTGCACCGTCACGCGCGCTCAGGCGATGCACGATGCCGAGGCGTGCCTGGTATCGCGCAACGACCCCATGCACGACAGCGTGCCGTACCTCAGAAACCATCTGAAGAACGACACGGATATCCTTCATGAATATTTCATTCCGCGCGACCGGTTGATCCCGTTCGTGAATGGTTTGCGTGAGATCGTGCGCGGCCAAGATGCAAACCTGTTGAACGCGTCAGTGCGCGTCGTCGGCAAAGAGGACAACTTCCTCACTTACGCGCCGCAGCCGGCGTACTCGGTTGTTCTCTATTTCAACCAACGTACCGATGCTGACGGCAATCCTAGGATGCAGCGGCTGACGAGTGCGCTGATTGACCTGGCGAAGGCGCAGGGCGGGCGGTTCTTCCTGCCTTACCAGCTCCATTACACGCCCGAGCAGCTTGAAGCATCCTATCCGCAGATCCGCGGCTTCTTTGCGGAGAAGCGCAAGTGGGACCCGGCCGGCATGTTCCGAAACACCTGGTACGAGCGCTACGCCCCGGCACTTGGCTAG
- a CDS encoding ABC transporter ATP-binding protein: MSDPVLSIRALRKEYGTGVQALKSVDLDIQRGEIFALLGPNGAGKTTLINIVCGIVTATSGEVLIDGKNWQTDYRYARERIGLVPQELTTEAFEPVQRTVTFSRGLFGKPRDDAKIEDLLKRLSLWDKRKTIMMQLSGGMKRRVMIAKALSHEPSVLFLDEPTAGVDVELRRDMWDLVRKLRDGGTTVILTTHYIEEAEEMADRVGVISHGELIAVDEKKKLMAQLGKKTLDIMLADQLAVIPPELSDLNVRLENDGHVLCYEFDSNAERTGIASLMARLGALGIQYKDLSTHQSSLEDIFVELVHRPRAQP, encoded by the coding sequence ATGAGCGATCCTGTCCTTTCCATCCGCGCGTTGCGCAAGGAATACGGAACCGGCGTCCAAGCGCTGAAGTCGGTCGATCTCGACATCCAGCGGGGCGAGATATTCGCGCTGCTCGGGCCCAACGGTGCCGGCAAGACCACGCTGATCAACATCGTCTGCGGCATCGTCACGGCTACGAGCGGCGAAGTGCTGATCGACGGCAAGAATTGGCAGACCGACTATCGCTACGCCCGCGAACGCATCGGGCTGGTGCCACAAGAACTGACCACCGAAGCATTCGAACCCGTCCAGCGCACGGTGACCTTTTCACGCGGTCTGTTTGGCAAGCCGCGCGACGATGCCAAGATCGAAGACCTGCTGAAGCGTCTGTCCCTGTGGGACAAGCGCAAGACGATCATGATGCAGCTGTCGGGCGGGATGAAGCGTCGGGTGATGATCGCCAAGGCGCTGAGCCATGAACCGAGCGTTCTCTTCCTCGACGAGCCGACCGCCGGCGTCGACGTCGAGCTCCGCCGCGACATGTGGGACCTCGTCCGCAAGCTCCGCGATGGAGGCACGACCGTGATCCTCACCACCCACTATATCGAAGAGGCGGAAGAAATGGCCGACCGCGTCGGCGTCATCAGCCACGGCGAGCTGATCGCGGTCGACGAGAAGAAGAAGCTGATGGCGCAACTCGGGAAGAAAACGCTCGACATCATGCTCGCCGACCAGCTCGCGGTCATTCCGCCCGAGCTATCCGATCTCAACGTACGGCTCGAAAATGACGGCCACGTCCTCTGCTATGAGTTCGACAGTAATGCCGAGCGGACCGGCATTGCCTCGTTGATGGCGCGGCTCGGTGCGCTCGGGATCCAGTACAAGGATCTGTCCACGCATCAGTCCAGCCTCGAGGATATCTTCGTCGAGCTGGTGCACAGGCCAAGGGCGCAGCCATGA
- the dapF gene encoding diaminopimelate epimerase — MRRHFHKMHGLGNDFVIIDARKEPFEVTAALARAIADRRTGIGCDQLIVLQPSESADLRMRIWNSDGGEVQSCGNATRCVILLTGVQSIESDGGILEGENLGVEVEVSLGEPRFGWNEVPLAYPMDTNELPMAWDDLEHPQALSVGNPHVVFFVDDLEAVPMEYVGPVIEHDAAFPERINVNVAQVEDGDVRLRTWERGAGLTLACGTGACATAIAAIKTRRAESPVRVTMPGGCLIVAWAPGEPVRMRGGAVHVFEGELDLEALQ, encoded by the coding sequence ATGCGGCGGCACTTCCACAAGATGCATGGTCTCGGCAATGATTTCGTGATCATCGACGCGCGAAAGGAGCCGTTCGAGGTCACGGCGGCACTCGCTCGTGCGATTGCCGACCGACGCACCGGCATTGGCTGCGACCAGCTGATAGTCCTTCAACCGAGCGAAAGCGCAGACCTTCGTATGCGCATCTGGAACAGCGACGGCGGCGAGGTGCAGAGCTGCGGCAACGCCACGCGCTGCGTGATCCTGCTGACCGGCGTGCAAAGCATCGAAAGCGATGGCGGCATCCTCGAAGGCGAAAACCTCGGCGTCGAGGTCGAGGTCAGCCTCGGCGAGCCGCGTTTCGGCTGGAACGAAGTGCCCCTTGCATACCCGATGGACACCAATGAATTGCCGATGGCGTGGGACGATCTGGAGCATCCCCAGGCCCTGAGCGTCGGCAATCCCCACGTCGTCTTCTTCGTCGACGATCTCGAAGCGGTGCCGATGGAATATGTCGGCCCGGTCATCGAACATGACGCGGCCTTCCCCGAGCGCATCAACGTCAACGTGGCGCAGGTCGAGGACGGCGATGTCCGCCTCAGGACCTGGGAGCGCGGCGCTGGCCTGACGCTGGCTTGCGGCACCGGTGCCTGCGCGACGGCTATCGCGGCGATCAAGACACGGCGCGCTGAATCCCCTGTCCGGGTTACGATGCCTGGCGGGTGCCTCATTGTAGCGTGGGCGCCCGGCGAGCCGGTTCGAATGCGCGGCGGCGCCGTCCACGTGTTCGAAGGTGAATTGGACCTCGAGGCGCTCCAGTGA
- a CDS encoding MiaB/RimO family radical SAM methylthiotransferase, translated as MTVEAITLGCRLNFAESETIARLAQAGEDWIVVNSCAVTNEAVRQTRQAIRRSHRQRPSAKILVTGCAAELDPDSFATMPEVSRVVGNTAKLNVLNPAGDMTSVASGLVSKVKSFVAVQNGCDHRCTFCSIWQARGPSRSLPFEAIRDAVSAEIDRGAREIVLTGVDITDYEGGLGTLCQKLLAAEPRLTRLRLSSIDSIEIDEALFELIAGESRLMPHFHLSLQAGDDMILKRMKRRHSRAEAVRAVARIKNVRPDASIGADLIAGFPTETEEMALNSLKLLEDCDIIAAHVFPFSPRPNTPAARMPQISTEVAKARAARLRAAAAHRRERWLTSLVGKVHPVLIEGPGKGHTDNFAPAAIAEAERGQAGTAMITGTDGGQLTAEWA; from the coding sequence GTGACCGTCGAGGCGATAACGCTCGGATGCCGCCTGAATTTCGCGGAGAGTGAGACGATCGCGCGCCTCGCCCAGGCGGGGGAAGACTGGATCGTGGTCAACAGCTGCGCCGTAACCAACGAGGCCGTGCGGCAGACGCGCCAGGCCATCCGCCGCTCCCACCGCCAACGACCCTCGGCGAAAATCCTCGTGACGGGGTGCGCGGCAGAACTCGATCCCGACAGCTTTGCAACCATGCCGGAAGTATCCCGGGTTGTCGGAAACACGGCCAAGCTCAATGTCTTGAACCCCGCTGGCGATATGACGTCCGTCGCGTCCGGGTTGGTATCGAAAGTGAAGAGCTTCGTCGCGGTGCAGAATGGCTGCGACCACCGCTGCACCTTCTGCTCCATTTGGCAGGCGCGCGGGCCAAGCCGCTCACTCCCCTTCGAAGCCATCCGCGACGCGGTGTCCGCCGAGATCGACCGCGGCGCGCGCGAGATCGTGCTCACCGGTGTCGACATCACCGATTATGAAGGCGGCCTCGGTACACTTTGCCAGAAGCTGCTTGCCGCCGAGCCCCGCCTGACCCGCCTGCGCCTATCCTCGATCGACAGTATCGAGATCGACGAGGCGCTGTTCGAGCTCATTGCGGGCGAATCGCGTTTGATGCCCCATTTTCATCTCTCGCTGCAGGCCGGCGACGACATGATCTTGAAGCGCATGAAGCGCCGGCATAGCCGCGCCGAGGCCGTCCGCGCCGTCGCGCGCATCAAGAACGTGCGGCCCGATGCCAGCATCGGCGCCGACCTGATCGCCGGTTTTCCGACGGAAACTGAAGAAATGGCGCTCAATAGTCTGAAACTGCTGGAGGATTGCGACATTATCGCCGCTCACGTCTTTCCCTTCTCGCCGCGTCCGAACACGCCGGCGGCCCGCATGCCGCAAATATCGACCGAAGTGGCGAAGGCACGCGCGGCCCGGCTGCGCGCCGCGGCTGCCCATCGGCGCGAGCGTTGGCTGACGAGCTTGGTCGGAAAAGTTCATCCGGTGCTCATCGAAGGTCCGGGCAAGGGTCACACGGACAACTTTGCGCCGGCCGCAATCGCCGAAGCTGAGCGCGGCCAGGCCGGAACCGCGATGATCACCGGTACCGACGGCGGCCAACTCACAGCAGAATGGGCATGA
- a CDS encoding DUF4383 domain-containing protein translates to MKTVRAFAWAYALLFVGVTTLGYIPAFLDSQGNLFGLFKLQWWDDALHLGSGLWAAIAAWTSYGASRTYFRIFGPLYFFDGVLGLLTGMGYLDLGIFLHGPMAMPLSTRVAMNVPHIMIGGIAILVGYALARRPAETLATA, encoded by the coding sequence ATGAAGACCGTGAGAGCTTTTGCCTGGGCTTACGCCCTGCTCTTCGTCGGCGTGACCACGCTCGGATACATTCCGGCCTTTCTCGACAGCCAGGGCAATCTATTCGGCCTGTTCAAGCTCCAATGGTGGGATGACGCGCTGCACCTCGGCTCCGGCCTGTGGGCGGCAATCGCTGCCTGGACGTCGTACGGCGCCAGCCGCACCTACTTCCGTATCTTCGGGCCGCTCTATTTCTTCGACGGCGTCCTCGGCCTGCTGACGGGCATGGGCTACCTCGACCTCGGCATCTTCCTTCACGGGCCGATGGCGATGCCGCTCTCGACACGCGTCGCCATGAACGTCCCGCACATCATGATCGGCGGCATCGCGATCCTGGTAGGCTACGCCCTCGCCAGGCGACCCGCGGAAACGCTCGCTACCGCGTGA
- the rimM gene encoding ribosome maturation factor RimM (Essential for efficient processing of 16S rRNA), whose product MTSEDRSERRVALAAVAGAHGVKGEVRLKLFSDGIDTLSRQKKLYVGGVERRLLFVRDGGKGAVARFEGIADRSDVEALRGSLVEIDRSALPPLEEGEYYHADLIGLPAVDRGGVAVGTVKAVENYGAGDLLEIERGDGSTTLIPFRDGIADLEGDRIVVDPEFLA is encoded by the coding sequence ATGACGTCCGAGGACCGCAGCGAGCGCCGCGTCGCTCTCGCTGCGGTTGCCGGCGCGCATGGCGTGAAGGGCGAAGTCCGGCTGAAGCTGTTCAGCGACGGCATCGACACCCTGTCTCGCCAGAAGAAGCTCTATGTGGGAGGCGTCGAGAGGCGCCTCCTTTTCGTTCGCGATGGCGGAAAAGGCGCTGTCGCCCGCTTCGAGGGGATCGCCGACCGATCCGATGTCGAAGCACTGCGCGGTTCCCTCGTCGAAATCGATCGCTCGGCGCTCCCGCCGCTCGAGGAGGGCGAATATTATCACGCGGATCTCATTGGCCTTCCGGCCGTCGATCGCGGAGGCGTCGCTGTAGGTACGGTGAAGGCCGTCGAAAATTACGGCGCAGGCGACCTGCTTGAGATCGAACGCGGGGATGGCTCGACGACGCTCATCCCATTCCGTGATGGCATTGCCGACCTGGAGGGCGATCGGATCGTCGTCGATCCGGAATTCCTCGCCTAG
- the ffh gene encoding signal recognition particle protein, translating to MFDTLSDRLGSVFDRLRGRGALTETDVRAAMREVRVALLEADVALPVARDFVDQVTEKAVGQEVLRSVTPGQMVVKFVHDALVETLGSETAELDLAVAPPAVIMMVGLQGSGKTTTTAKLAKRLSEKERKRVLMASLDVARPAAQEQLAVLGRQANVDTLPIVAGQQPVDIAKRALQSAKLQAYDVVLLDTAGRLHVDDQLMAEMKAVAAASNPAETLLVVDALTGQDAVNVAKGFSAEVPLSGVILTRMDGDARGGAALSMRAVTGKPIKFAGVGEGIDKLEAFHPERVAGRILGMGDVVSLVERAAETIQVEEAEKLAAKMAKGKFDLDDLWAQLRQMQRMGGLGALAGMMPGLKGMKGAMDKAQDDKALVHMEAMLSSMTAKERAKPELINAKRKIRVAKGSGTTVQEVNKLLKMHQEMATAMKRLKKMGGFGKLAAMFSKGGLEGALGGVAPPGALPPGGLGLGGAGGGLPGLGGGSSFNLPPGFDKFSKK from the coding sequence ATGTTCGACACGTTGAGCGATCGGCTCGGCAGCGTTTTTGACCGGCTCCGGGGGCGTGGCGCCCTGACGGAGACCGACGTGCGCGCCGCCATGCGGGAAGTACGTGTCGCCCTGCTCGAAGCGGACGTTGCGCTTCCGGTTGCCCGCGACTTCGTCGACCAGGTGACCGAGAAAGCGGTCGGTCAGGAAGTCCTTCGCTCGGTCACGCCGGGTCAGATGGTCGTCAAATTCGTCCACGACGCACTCGTGGAGACGCTCGGCTCCGAAACTGCCGAGCTCGATCTCGCGGTTGCGCCGCCCGCGGTCATCATGATGGTTGGTCTTCAAGGCTCTGGTAAAACGACCACGACGGCCAAGCTCGCCAAGCGGCTGTCCGAGAAGGAGCGCAAGCGGGTCCTGATGGCCTCGCTCGACGTTGCCCGACCGGCGGCGCAGGAGCAGCTCGCGGTTCTCGGTCGCCAGGCGAACGTCGACACGCTGCCGATCGTCGCCGGCCAGCAGCCGGTCGATATCGCGAAGCGCGCGCTTCAGTCGGCCAAGCTGCAGGCTTACGATGTCGTTCTGCTTGATACCGCGGGCCGCCTCCACGTCGACGACCAGCTTATGGCGGAGATGAAGGCGGTTGCAGCCGCTTCGAACCCGGCCGAAACCCTGCTCGTCGTCGACGCGCTGACCGGCCAGGACGCGGTCAACGTCGCGAAGGGCTTCTCGGCTGAAGTGCCCTTGAGCGGCGTCATCCTTACTCGAATGGACGGTGACGCCCGCGGCGGCGCTGCACTGTCGATGCGGGCAGTTACCGGCAAGCCAATCAAGTTCGCCGGCGTCGGTGAAGGCATCGACAAGCTGGAAGCTTTCCACCCGGAACGTGTTGCCGGCCGCATCCTCGGGATGGGCGACGTCGTCAGCCTCGTCGAGCGCGCCGCGGAAACGATCCAGGTTGAGGAAGCCGAGAAGCTTGCGGCCAAGATGGCCAAGGGCAAGTTCGACCTCGACGACCTTTGGGCCCAGCTGCGCCAGATGCAGCGGATGGGCGGCCTTGGCGCGCTCGCCGGCATGATGCCGGGCCTCAAGGGCATGAAGGGCGCGATGGACAAGGCGCAGGACGACAAGGCTCTCGTCCACATGGAAGCGATGCTCTCGTCGATGACGGCGAAGGAGCGCGCCAAGCCTGAGCTGATCAACGCCAAGCGCAAGATCCGCGTCGCCAAGGGCAGCGGAACGACGGTTCAGGAAGTCAACAAGCTCCTGAAGATGCACCAGGAAATGGCGACAGCCATGAAGCGTCTCAAAAAGATGGGCGGCTTCGGCAAGCTCGCGGCGATGTTCAGCAAGGGCGGCCTCGAAGGCGCGCTCGGCGGCGTTGCCCCTCCGGGTGCACTGCCGCCCGGCGGGCTCGGTCTTGGCGGCGCCGGCGGAGGCCTCCCGGGGCTCGGAGGCGGGTCGTCATTCAACCTCCCCCCTGGTTTCGACAAGTTTTCAAAGAAGTAA
- the ftsY gene encoding signal recognition particle-docking protein FtsY has protein sequence MGMSWLDRLRGGFQKTADKVADNLTGLTSRAALDTSTLEDIEEALIASDLGPEASHRIREAIARQTFEKLDERGLRSILADEIEKILAPVAKPLQITGFPRPHVILVIGVNGSGKTTTIGKLAKWLKEEDYGVLLAAGDTFRAAALEQLKIWGDRIGAPVISGKEGGDAAGIVFDGVKQATATGEDVLIVDTAGRLQNKTHLMEELSKIRRVLGRLNPEAPHDVLLVLDATTGQNALAQVETFRDSAGVTGLIMTKLDGTARGGILVAAAEKFGLPIHAIGVGEKADDLRPFDARAVARAIAGLPPE, from the coding sequence ATGGGCATGAGTTGGCTCGACCGCCTGCGTGGCGGCTTCCAGAAAACAGCGGACAAAGTCGCGGACAACCTCACGGGGCTCACCAGCCGCGCGGCGCTCGACACGTCTACGCTCGAGGATATCGAAGAAGCGCTGATCGCGTCCGACCTTGGACCCGAAGCCTCGCACCGCATTCGCGAGGCGATTGCGCGCCAAACGTTCGAGAAACTCGACGAAAGGGGTCTCCGCTCGATCCTCGCCGACGAGATCGAGAAGATCCTCGCTCCGGTCGCCAAGCCACTGCAGATCACCGGCTTCCCGCGGCCCCACGTGATCTTGGTCATCGGGGTCAACGGCTCTGGCAAGACGACGACCATCGGCAAGCTGGCCAAATGGCTGAAGGAAGAAGATTACGGCGTCCTTCTCGCCGCTGGCGATACCTTCCGAGCGGCGGCGCTCGAGCAGCTGAAGATCTGGGGCGACCGCATTGGAGCGCCCGTCATTTCCGGCAAGGAAGGCGGCGACGCTGCGGGCATTGTCTTCGACGGCGTAAAGCAGGCCACCGCGACCGGCGAAGACGTCCTGATCGTCGACACCGCAGGCAGGCTTCAGAACAAGACTCACCTGATGGAGGAGCTGTCGAAGATTCGGCGGGTGCTCGGCCGCCTCAACCCCGAGGCGCCGCACGATGTGCTTCTCGTCCTCGATGCCACGACCGGCCAGAACGCGCTTGCGCAGGTTGAAACCTTCCGCGACAGCGCGGGAGTGACGGGTCTCATCATGACCAAGCTGGACGGCACTGCGCGCGGCGGCATCCTCGTCGCGGCGGCAGAGAAGTTCGGCCTTCCCATCCACGCCATCGGCGTCGGCGAGAAGGCGGACGACTTGCGGCCGTTCGATGCCCGCGCGGTTGCCCGCGCCATTGCCGGACTTCCGCCCGAATGA
- a CDS encoding ABC transporter permease has translation MNWHGIVAIYKFEMARWGRTLWQSLITPVITTALYFVVFGAAIGGRMTDMEGISFGSFIVPGLTLLSVFMQSIFNASFGIYFPKFTGTIYELLSAPISSLEAVLAYVGAAATKSVILALVTIATAVLFVPLRVDHPIAMVLFLLGISSGFCLFGFAIGVWAKNFEQLQIIPMLVITPLTFLGGAFYSVKVLAEPWRTVATFNPVVHLISGFRWSFYSIADVPVWSSVLVMLGINALCMAVIAWMFRTGYRLKQ, from the coding sequence ATGAACTGGCACGGCATCGTAGCGATCTACAAATTCGAGATGGCCCGCTGGGGCCGCACCCTGTGGCAGAGCCTGATCACGCCCGTGATCACCACCGCGCTTTACTTCGTCGTGTTCGGCGCGGCGATAGGCGGCCGCATGACCGACATGGAAGGCATCAGCTTCGGCAGCTTCATCGTGCCGGGGCTGACGCTCCTGAGCGTGTTCATGCAATCGATCTTCAATGCCAGTTTCGGCATTTATTTTCCGAAGTTTACAGGCACGATATACGAACTTCTCTCAGCGCCGATCTCCAGTTTGGAAGCCGTTCTCGCCTATGTCGGCGCGGCTGCCACAAAGTCGGTCATCCTGGCGCTTGTCACGATCGCGACCGCCGTCCTGTTCGTACCCTTGCGCGTCGATCATCCGATCGCGATGGTCCTCTTCCTGCTCGGCATTTCTAGCGGTTTTTGCCTGTTCGGCTTCGCGATTGGCGTGTGGGCAAAGAATTTCGAACAGCTGCAGATCATCCCGATGCTGGTGATCACACCCCTCACCTTCCTCGGCGGCGCCTTCTACTCGGTGAAGGTTCTTGCCGAGCCCTGGCGCACCGTCGCGACCTTCAACCCGGTCGTTCACTTGATCAGCGGTTTCCGCTGGAGCTTTTACTCGATCGCCGACGTGCCCGTCTGGTCGAGCGTGCTCGTCATGCTCGGCATCAACGCGCTCTGCATGGCGGTCATCGCCTGGATGTTCCGCACCGGGTATCGACTAAAGCAGTAG
- a CDS encoding septation protein A, which translates to MSERQEPQGGAKLLIDLGPLLVFFLVNFLAPVPSVMKIFVATGAFMIAMVAAMIFSAIRYRSISPLLWFSGVMVVVLGGLTIWLHNESFIKMKPTFYYVLVAGLLTFALLTDRPLLQRVLGSTYPGLDEEGWKKLTRNWAIFFAFMAFLNEAVWRNSTTQFWIGFKIWGALPLTFLFAAANIPMLLRHGLMKEDAVPAEPGPVE; encoded by the coding sequence ATGAGCGAGCGCCAAGAGCCGCAAGGCGGCGCCAAGCTTCTGATTGACCTCGGTCCGCTCCTTGTCTTCTTCCTCGTCAACTTCCTGGCGCCGGTTCCATCGGTGATGAAGATCTTCGTCGCCACTGGCGCCTTCATGATCGCCATGGTCGCGGCGATGATCTTCTCGGCCATCCGCTACCGCAGCATCTCACCTTTGCTGTGGTTCTCCGGCGTGATGGTTGTAGTGCTCGGCGGCCTGACGATCTGGCTGCACAACGAAAGCTTCATCAAGATGAAGCCGACGTTCTACTACGTGCTCGTCGCGGGGCTTCTTACCTTCGCTTTGCTGACCGATCGGCCTCTGCTCCAGCGCGTGCTGGGCTCTACCTACCCCGGCTTGGACGAAGAGGGCTGGAAGAAGCTGACGCGAAACTGGGCGATCTTCTTCGCCTTCATGGCGTTCCTGAACGAAGCGGTGTGGCGGAATTCGACGACGCAATTCTGGATCGGCTTCAAGATCTGGGGCGCGCTTCCCCTCACCTTCCTGTTCGCCGCGGCGAATATCCCGATGCTTCTCCGCCACGGCTTGATGAAGGAGGACGCAGTGCCAGCAGAACCCGGACCCGTGGAATGA